GGTATCGACGATCCGGACCTCTGAATAACCGGCAGGATGGCCGACCGAGAGGAACCGGTCTGCGAGCGGATAGTCGTCTGCACGGATGGCGGTTCCTGTGCCGACGACGATCGTCTCGGAGAGGCCGTAGGCGTTGATGATCGGGATGGAAAACCGCTCATGAAAGGGTTTCCAGATATCAGGATGGAGCGGACCGCCACCTGAGATGATCTCCCGGACAGATGCAAGCAGGTCTTCGGTTCCCGGCGGGGAGGTGAGGAGGGTATGGATCACCGGAGGCATCCCGGCAAGGACCGTCACCCGGTACTCCTCAGTCAGCCGGAGATATGCCTCCGGATCAAAGCGTTCCATCACAACGAAGCGTGCACCGGCCTTCAGGGCGGCGATCCCCCAGGAGATGCCGACATGGCCCATCGGGTAGATGCCAAGATAGATATCATCCGGACGGAGGCCAAGGACCTCGGCCTCGGCATCGAGTGCCGCCATCCATCCCCCCTGGGTGAGCATCGCACCCTTCGGCCGTCCGGTTGTTCCTGAGGTGTACTGAATGTGACAGAGATCTGATCCCTGGCAGTTCGCAGGTTCAATCCAGATCCGATCATCGGGGAGAAGTCTCCAGGGGACAGTTCCTTCCGGAGCATCGCCCCCTGCGACGATGACGGTGACATCCGGGATGGACGATGCCATCTCCGAGCCCTCAGGATCGGTGATGATCACCTTGCTCCCGGAATCAGATACAGCGTAGGCAAGTTCATCCCTCGTTGCGACCCGGTTTGCCGGAACGGCAACAGCACCGATCCGCCACGCGGCAAAGTATGCGATGAGATAGCCCGCAGAGCTCTCAAGGCAGATGGTGATCCGCTCCCCTTTTGAAACGCCATGGGAGAGGAGGAGCGACCCGAGAGTGCAGGTTGCATCAAGGAGATCCTGCATCGTGTAGGATTCACCCGTTGATGGAAGAATCAAGGCTGGGCCGCTTGATCGTGCTGCACCGATATCAAGAAATGATGTGACGTTTGGCATCTGTTGCTCCAGAGATACAATATTTGTTCTTTGATGTATATATTTGTACAATAGCCATTTAAAGTGACCGATTATATGCCGGATCTGGCAATGGTTCTTCGTTCTGCGAGACCATATCCGCAGATGACGCGGATCGTCTCAGGAAAGGCCGCATCACAAAGACGATCACCGGTATCAATATGGAGAAGAGGTGTCCCACGGAGTTTTTCCGGTGTGGCAACGACGATGATATTCTCCGGTCCTATCCGGGAGATGGCTGCGGGTGTGATCACCTGCGTCCCACGGCCGAGGATGAACCCCTGGGATCCGATCGGGCTGATGATGAGGCGTGCATCCGGGTGGATCTCAAGGAATGAAAGGAGGGAACGGGCGTCAAGGTCACCTGCGAAGCGGGTACCGCCGGCATAGGCATCAATGCCCAGGAGGGTCTTTGGGAGCCCCATCTCCTCTGCTATCGCTTCTGTCGTCGATCCCGCACCAAGAATGAAGGGCCGGCCCGACGAGAGGACAGCTGCCATGAAACGGGCGATCTCTCTCCTCTGCCGCTCTTCATCTCCCTGCGTTCCATATGTCTCTTTCGCATGCTGGACAAAGCCGCTCCGGTAGGGAATCCGGGCAATACCATAGAGGCGGGTGCTGAGCCGGCCGGAACGGTACGCCTCCTCATCGACATCAAGGACCTCGGCATCGCGGAGCGGGAGCGAGCCGATATCCCGGATGAGGGGGGCGGCGGCCTGCGGATCGGTTGCAAAGACCGCGGAGTACATCTTGACCCCGGCCGGGATACCAAGGAGAGGGGTGCTGGTGCCGACTGCGGCAAGGACATCCCGTGCGGTGCCGTCACCACCGACGAAGAGGATCAGGCCGGCTCCCGCATCTGCGTATGCCCTGCATGCCGCCACGGTATCCTTGGCAGTCGTTGTGGTATTGCATTCATAGAGGACCGTATACCGGGAGATCCCGGCATTCCGGAGGGCATCCTCTCCCATCGGGCCTGATGCGGTCAGAAACTCTATCGGTTCATTTACAAGAAGGGAGAGGGTCTCTTCCGCACGAAGGAGTGAGCGGGGCTCAGCCCCCCGCTTCAATGCCTCTTCAGAGAGGCCGTCTGTCCCCTTCAGCCCGACGGTCCCCCCAAGGCCGGCAATGGGATTGATGACAAGTCCGATCCTCTGCATCACCGGACCTTCGGGAGATGGGAGAGGGACTCTTTGATCAGGTCGTCGGGGCATTCATAATCGATGATCTCGCCTGCATGGTAGGCATCATATGCCGTCATGTCAAAGTGGCCATGGCCGGAGTTGCAGAAGAGGATCGTCTTCTCTTCACCGGTCTTCCTGCATTCAAGCGCAACATCAATCGCCCCTTTGACCGCATGGGCAGCCTCGGGTGCGACGATGATCCCCTCGGCCCGGGCGAAGATCTCAGCTGCGGCGAAGACCTCATTCTGGAAGTACGCCCTCGGAGTGACGATCCCGTCATGGACGAGGCGGGAGACGATCGGGGAGTCGCCATGGTACCGCAGCCCTCCGGAATGGAGTGATGGCGGGACGAACTCATGGCCGAGGGTGTACATCTTCATCATCGGTGTCAGGCCGGCAACATCGCCATAATCATATTCGTACAGCCCTTTGGTCATCGTCGGGCAGGCGGCAGGCTCGACGCCGATGATCTCCGTCCCTTTCGCCTTCCCGGTCAGGATATCTCCTGCAAATGGAAACGCAATCCCTGCGAAGTTCGATCCGCCGCCGACACTACCGATGACGACATCCGGGTAAGAATCAACCGTCGCAAGCTGCTCCCGTGCCTCAAGGCCGATCACCGTCTGGTGGAGGCAGACATGGTTTAAGACCGAGCCAAGGGCGTAATGGGTGTTTGCATTGGTCGCGGCATCCTCGACGGCTTCGGAGATGGCAATGCCCAGGCTCCCGGTCGTCTCGGGATCTTTTTCAAGGACCGCCCGCCCCGCTGCGGTTTTGGTGCTCGGGCTCGGGATACATTCTGCACCCCAGACATGCATCATGGATTTCCGGTATGGTTTGTGGGCATAGCTGGATCTGACCATGTAGATGGTGCACTCCAGATCAAAGATGTTCGTTGCAAAGGCGAGAGCAGACCCCCACTGGCCGGCCCCGGTCTCTGTCGCGATCCGCTCAATCCCCTCCTTCATATTGTAGTATGCCTGGGGAATGGCGGTATTTGGCTTATGGCTCCCTGCCGGGCTGACCCCTTCGTACTTATAGTAGATCTTCGCCGGGGTCTTGAGGTACTTCTCAAGCCGATGTGCACGATAGAGCGGGGCGGGCCTCCAGAGTTTGAGGATCTCCCGGACCTCATCAGGGACCGGGATTTCCCGCTGCTGGGTCATCTCCTGGAGGATGAGTTCCTTTGGAAAGATCGGGGCGAGATCATCAGGGATAACAGGCTTGCCGGTCGCCGGGTGGAGCGGAGGATCAAGCGGGGTCGGGAGATCAGCCTGGATATTATACCAGGTTCTGGGGATGCTCTCCTCATCAAGATATATTTTGGTCTGCATCTTACAAAAACCTCCATTCAAATACAAAGTTGTGGTATAATGAATATATATGTACATCTAAATGATAAATGTATCCTTCAACCCGGCGATCAGATCTGATGGAAATATGGTACTACCGTTTCCCTGCTTTTTTCTCCCGTTTCAGGGCATCACAGCCGTCGCAGGTCCCACAGCGGGATGCGGGGTACTTCTCACCGAAATGGGCGAGCAGGGAACGCCTCCGACAGCCATCCCGTGAGCACCATGCAGCCATCCGGGAGAGGTTGGCGAGCCGGACCGGGTAGTTCTCTCTCCCATGATACTCCTGTGTGATAAGTTTTTCAGCGATAATGAAGTCACTTCGCGAGTATAATAGAAGAGATTCGGAGGGCTTTCCATCCCTCCCTGCCCTTCCGCTCTCCTGATAAAATGATTCGATATCCTTTGGGGGATGGTAATGGGCAACGAACCGGACATCCGGCTTGTCGATTCCCATCCCGAAGGCGACGGTGGCAGAGATGACTCGGATCTCCCCTCTGAGGAAAGCATTCTGTACACGGATCCGCTCATTTGCCGAGAGTCCGGCATGGTAGGGAAGAGCAGGAATCCCGCGTTCCCTGAGGTTTTCCGCAGTCTCTTCGACAGATTTCCGGGAGCGGCAATAGACGATCCCGGAGCCGGGATGGTTATTTGAGATGAACTGGACGAGACGGCGGAACCTCTCCTTCTCTGTTGCCACCTCCCTGACGGTATACCTGATATTCTCCCGGTCAAAACTTCCGATATACCGGGATGGTGAACGGAGCCTCAGTTCCCTGATGATATCATCCCGCACCTCCTCCGTCGCGGTCGCAGTGAGGGCGATGATCGGAACCTCCGGAAAGGTATCCCGGATCAGTGAGAGTGAACGGTAGTCTTCGCGAAACTGGTGACCCCAGTGGGAGATGCAATGCGCCTCGTCGATGGCAAAGAGTTTCGGTCCGGCCTCTCTGAGAAGCTGCTGGAATGGGGGAAGCGCCATCCGTTCGGGAGAGACATAGAGGATCCTGACGTTTCCATTCCGGATAGCCGCCTCCACCGCCTTCCTCTGGTCATAGGTCTGGCTGGAGGTGATGAGGGCGGCCTCGATCCCCTGATCCAGCAGGCTGTCCACCTGATCCTTCATCAGGGCAATCAACGGAGAGACGACGACCGAGAGTCCGCCGAGCTTTACGGCAGGGAGCTGGTAGCAGAGGGATTTACCACCGCCGGTCGCCATGATCGCCAGGACATCACGGCCGGAGAGGATGTCTGCGATGATCGCCTCCTGGTTCGGACGAAAGGAGGTGAGGCCGAAGAAGGCTTCAAGGGTCTTCTGGGTTGTCGTCTCATCACTCATGGATCATCTCCAGCCGCTGATATTCACGGTAGCTGACGACGACGAGCCATGCCGTGGCCAAAAGGACCGGGGCGATGATGAAGAGGAAGAGGTGATCGGGAAAGAAGGCACCAAGAAGTGTCAGCCCGGCCGCGATCCGGAAGGTCCGTGCACCCGCCTGATGCGTCCTCTCCCAGACGATTGGGCTCTTCATCGTCCAGGGTGTTCTGATCCCAAAGACAGGATTCGGGCTGGAGATCCGGGGGAGGAGGATCGAAATGCCAAGGGAGAGGAGAGCAAAGAGGACCGGGAAGAAGAGAAGGGGATCAACCGGATGGCCGAGTATGGTGAGGGCCTGGTATAGCTGGATTGCATACAGGAGACCAAGCACCAGGAAGATGAACCACCCCGCTGATCTCCGTGTCCGTATATCTCCGGAGCCGTAGCGTCTGAGCAGCATTCCGAAGAGGAGGGCGGCAGCAATGATGATTGCGGGGATGATTGCAAGGCCAAACACTTGATCTGACCATGCATCGGGCTCGCCCGAGAGATTCCAGTGTGTCGGGATCATCTCCGGGGCAGCAGAGTAGATGAGTACAGCAGTAAGGAGTGATCCGGTGATGAGTATGAGTGTGGCGATCCGATGCGTCTCCATTGTGATGCATTCTATTGATCGCATACCTTCAAAAGGGATGCTGTTCCGGGGTACCCGGGATCTACCATACTCAGGTAATTCATAGTAAAAACCCGGGTAAATCCCATGCATATCAGAAAGAAGGGCAGAATCTTTGTTCCCGGCAGCGGAAACAATGAGATAGAGATACCCCCAGACAGTATCGACTATGGATCATCCCGAAGACCGAGATCACAACACCCATCGTCATTCAGATCGGTAAACAAAGCACAATCCCCGACACCACCACTACAGGTCTTCCCAAACGGGCAGGCACCGGCAAGGGCGGCAGCTGCTTCATCGGGGGTCATCTCACTTTGCTGAATCGAGTCACCCTCTTGCGGTGGAACGAGATGCCGGTCCCCTC
The sequence above is drawn from the Methanocalculus alkaliphilus genome and encodes:
- a CDS encoding class I adenylate-forming enzyme family protein, which gives rise to MPNVTSFLDIGAARSSGPALILPSTGESYTMQDLLDATCTLGSLLLSHGVSKGERITICLESSAGYLIAYFAAWRIGAVAVPANRVATRDELAYAVSDSGSKVIITDPEGSEMASSIPDVTVIVAGGDAPEGTVPWRLLPDDRIWIEPANCQGSDLCHIQYTSGTTGRPKGAMLTQGGWMAALDAEAEVLGLRPDDIYLGIYPMGHVGISWGIAALKAGARFVVMERFDPEAYLRLTEEYRVTVLAGMPPVIHTLLTSPPGTEDLLASVREIISGGGPLHPDIWKPFHERFSIPIINAYGLSETIVVGTGTAIRADDYPLADRFLSVGHPAGYSEVRIVDTGDPSVVLPEGMEGEIALRGPSVALGYYGMPEETAAAFLPSGWFLTGDIGYLDENGMLSITDRKKDMIIMSGWKIYPTEVENVLLRHPDIADAAIFGVPDPRRGEIPVAAVILKRPLRIEEIITYCRRHLAGYKVPREVEIVDHLPRVNGWKLMRKSLRENYSQKIRQTP
- a CDS encoding TrpB-like pyridoxal phosphate-dependent enzyme; this translates as MQTKIYLDEESIPRTWYNIQADLPTPLDPPLHPATGKPVIPDDLAPIFPKELILQEMTQQREIPVPDEVREILKLWRPAPLYRAHRLEKYLKTPAKIYYKYEGVSPAGSHKPNTAIPQAYYNMKEGIERIATETGAGQWGSALAFATNIFDLECTIYMVRSSYAHKPYRKSMMHVWGAECIPSPSTKTAAGRAVLEKDPETTGSLGIAISEAVEDAATNANTHYALGSVLNHVCLHQTVIGLEAREQLATVDSYPDVVIGSVGGGSNFAGIAFPFAGDILTGKAKGTEIIGVEPAACPTMTKGLYEYDYGDVAGLTPMMKMYTLGHEFVPPSLHSGGLRYHGDSPIVSRLVHDGIVTPRAYFQNEVFAAAEIFARAEGIIVAPEAAHAVKGAIDVALECRKTGEEKTILFCNSGHGHFDMTAYDAYHAGEIIDYECPDDLIKESLSHLPKVR
- a CDS encoding ATP-NAD kinase family protein; this encodes MQRIGLVINPIAGLGGTVGLKGTDGLSEEALKRGAEPRSLLRAEETLSLLVNEPIEFLTASGPMGEDALRNAGISRYTVLYECNTTTTAKDTVAACRAYADAGAGLILFVGGDGTARDVLAAVGTSTPLLGIPAGVKMYSAVFATDPQAAAPLIRDIGSLPLRDAEVLDVDEEAYRSGRLSTRLYGIARIPYRSGFVQHAKETYGTQGDEERQRREIARFMAAVLSSGRPFILGAGSTTEAIAEEMGLPKTLLGIDAYAGGTRFAGDLDARSLLSFLEIHPDARLIISPIGSQGFILGRGTQVITPAAISRIGPENIIVVATPEKLRGTPLLHIDTGDRLCDAAFPETIRVICGYGLAERRTIARSGI
- a CDS encoding SdpI family protein yields the protein MRSIECITMETHRIATLILITGSLLTAVLIYSAAPEMIPTHWNLSGEPDAWSDQVFGLAIIPAIIIAAALLFGMLLRRYGSGDIRTRRSAGWFIFLVLGLLYAIQLYQALTILGHPVDPLLFFPVLFALLSLGISILLPRISSPNPVFGIRTPWTMKSPIVWERTHQAGARTFRIAAGLTLLGAFFPDHLFLFIIAPVLLATAWLVVVSYREYQRLEMIHE
- a CDS encoding RecQ family ATP-dependent DNA helicase; protein product: MSDETTTQKTLEAFFGLTSFRPNQEAIIADILSGRDVLAIMATGGGKSLCYQLPAVKLGGLSVVVSPLIALMKDQVDSLLDQGIEAALITSSQTYDQRKAVEAAIRNGNVRILYVSPERMALPPFQQLLREAGPKLFAIDEAHCISHWGHQFREDYRSLSLIRDTFPEVPIIALTATATEEVRDDIIRELRLRSPSRYIGSFDRENIRYTVREVATEKERFRRLVQFISNNHPGSGIVYCRSRKSVEETAENLRERGIPALPYHAGLSANERIRVQNAFLRGEIRVISATVAFGMGIDKPDVRFVAHYHPPKDIESFYQESGRAGRDGKPSESLLLYSRSDFIIAEKLITQEYHGRENYPVRLANLSRMAAWCSRDGCRRRSLLAHFGEKYPASRCGTCDGCDALKREKKAGKR